The genomic DNA AATCGGCGGCACAGTGGTAGAGCGTGTCGACCCCGGCCGCCCCGCGCGCCAGCGACGCGGGCTCCCGAAGGTCGCCGCGCACGATCTCGACCGGAAGCCCCTCGACGTTGGCGAGAGAGCTCCCGGTGCGCGCCAGACAGCGGACGCAACGTCCGCGCGCCAGGAGCGCGCGGACGACATGCGCTCCCACGAACCCCGTGCCGCCGGTGACGAGGTCGAGGTCGCTCATCGCGGCGTCCATCGACGCCTCGCCGGCGTCTTCATCGACGCCTCGCCGGCGTCTTCATCGACGCCTCGCCGGCGTCTTCATCGACGCCTCACCGGCATCCGCCGGAGCGCCGCCGGCGGACGCGCCGCGTCTCCCGTTCAGCCGAGGAGATTCCACGCGGCGAGCCGCACCATGTCCCCCGGGTGTTTCGGCAGCTCCTTCACGACCGACGCCTCGAAGCCGGAGTGCATCGCGCAGTTCTGGCAGAGATCGTCCTGCCGGGACTCCCAGTACCCCCAGTCGGTTTCGTTCCAGAACTCCTCCCACGAGAACGTGTACTTCTTTCCGATGAGATAGCAGGGGCCCTTCCATCCGCGCGGGGTGAACGTGACCGTGCTCCAGGGCGAGCACTTGTACTCGCGCAGGCCGGCCGCGAACTCGAGGAACATCGGGGTCGAGGTCAGCCGGTACCTCTTCGAGATGTCGAGCACGCGGCGGAACTTCAGCTGGATCTCCGACCGGGTGAGGAAGATGTCGCGGTCGACGGACTCGTAGTGATAGCCGGGCGTGACGAGCATCCCCTCGACGCCGAGGCTCGTCAGCAGATCGCAGAGCTCCTCGACCTCGGAGACGTCGGTCTCCCGGAAGATCGTCATGTTCGCCATCAGGTGATGGCCGAGCCGCCGCCCCTGCCGGATCATCTCGATCGCGCGATCGAACGTTCCCGGCGCGTCGCACACGCGGTCGTGCGTCTCGCGCATCCCGTCGAGGTGCACGTTGATCATCAGCCGCTTGTGCGGAGGGATCACGCCGTACACTTTCCGGTCCAGGAGCAGGGCGTTCGTGCAGAGATAGATGTGGCGCTTGCGCTCGATGATGCCCGCGACGAGCGCGGCGAGCTCCGGATAGATCGTCGGCTCGCCGCCGCAGATCGAGACGACGGGCGCCTGAGAGGTCTCGACCGCCTCCAGGCAGCGCTCGAGCGGCAGCCGATCCTGGATCCGGCCCGTGTGGCGCTCGGTCGCGCAGCCGATGCACGCGAGATTGCAGGTGTAGAGAGGCTCGAGCATCAGCACGAACGGGTAGCGGCGGTTGCCCCGCACCGCGTTCCGGAACTGGTGCTGGATCATGTCGGTCGTGATGTGGATCGGGAATCTCATGGAAAGGCCGATTCTCCTCGTTCGTACGTCGCCAGGGCCCAGAGCGGAAAGAACGTCGCGTACAGGTGATACTTCAGGTAGAACACTTTCGGGAATCCCGTCCCGGTCCAGAACGGATCTTCCCACGATCCGTCCCCCCGCTGCCGCTCGAGCAGGTGCTCGATGCCGCGCCGGACGGCCGGGCCGTCGAACGTCCCCGCGCAGAACAGCGCGAGGAGCGCCCAGGCGGTCTGCGACGGCGTGCTCGGCCCGATCCCTTTCGTCTCCGGCTCGTCGTAGGAGCGGGGGAGCTCTCCCCAGCCGCCGTCGGCGTTCTGGCGCGTTTCGATCCAGGCCGCGGCGTCGCGGAACGCGGCGTCGGACGCGGGCAAGCCCGCGCGGCGAAGCCCGCGCAGCGCGAGCCAGGTGCCGTACAGATAGTTGCATCCCCAGCGCCCGTACCAGGTCCCGTCGGGGTCGCGCCGCGCCCGCAGGAAGCCGACCGCGCGCCGCACCGCGGGATCCGACGGCGGGATTCCGAGCCTCCCGAGCGCATCGAGCGTCCGGCCGGTGATGTCCTCGCAGCTCGGGTCGATCATCGCGTTGTGGTCCGCAAACGGCACGAACGTCAGCACGTCGCGGTCGCAGCCGCGGTCGAACGCCCCCCAGCCCCCGTCGGCGTTCTGCATCGCGAGCTGCCACCGCGTTCCCCGCGACAGGGCTTCGCGCCGGCGGCGGTCCTCCCCCTCGGCGAACCGGACGCGGGAGAGCGCGGCCAGGACCTCGGCCGTGTCGTCCGTGTCGGGATAGAACGCGTTGCGGTACTCGAAGAACCATCCTCCCGAGGCCGTGTCCTTCACGCGGCGCGACCAGTCGCCCTTGACCCGCACCTCGCGGTCGAGGAGCCAGCGCGCGCCGGCGAGCAGGCGGCGGTCGTCCTCGGAAATGCCCGATTCGAGAAGTGCGTGAAGGGCGAGCGCCGTGTCCCAAACGGCCGAAAAGCACGGCTGGACGCGGAGCGTCCCCTCCTCCTCGAGCTCGAGCTTCTCGAGCTCCGCGACCTGCGACGCGATCCGCGGGTCGTCCGGGCGGACGCCCAGCGCGCGGAACGCGAAAATCGTATTCACGATCGGCGGGAAGATCGCCCCGAGCCCGTCGCTGTCGGCCAGGCGCTCCTCCGTCCATCGGGCGGCGCGCCGCAGCGCGCGCGCGCGAAGCGGTTTCCACGGGACCGCTTCGACGGCCTTCAGCGTCCGGTCGAGACCGCCGAAGAACGCCCGCCAGAAGCGCTCGCGGCGAGGGCGCATCTTCCGGTCGCGCGCCGGAAGGCGAGGGACGGCGAGCTCGGCGATCCCGGCGGAGGGCGGAATCGCGTGGAACGGGCGCTTCGCCCAGATGATCGAGAGCGGCACGACGATCGCCCGCGACCAGGAGGACATCCGGTAGATCGACATCGGGAAGGCGTCGGGAAGGAGCACGAGCTCCGGGGGCACGGCAGGGCACCGGTCCCAGTCGTACTGGCCGAAGATCGCCAGATAGATCTTCGTGAACGAGTTGCAGGCGTCGAGGCCTCCGAGGCCGAGGATGGCCTGCCGCGCCCTCCTCATGTGCGGCGCCTCCGGGTCGTCCCCTTCGAGCTTCAGCGCGAAGTATCCCTTCACGGAGGCGCTCACCTCCGGGGGACCTCCCGGGTAGGTCGCCCAGCCGCCTTCGGCGAGCTGTTTGCCGCGGATCCACGCGGCGGCCTTCCGGGTCTTCTCGCCGGCCCGTCCGAGGAAGTGGAACGTGAGGACGTATTCCGACTCGAGAATCGTGTCCCCCTCGAGCTCGCCGCACCAGTGCCCGTCGTCATGCTGGATCGAGAAGAGGTAATCGCGCGCCGCGGAGACGGTGGTCGCGACGTCGGGCTCGGGTCGTGATTGTTCGAGGAGAGACATGTGTTCGTTCCCCCGCCGGAGCCTCGGAT from Thermoanaerobaculia bacterium includes the following:
- the hpnH gene encoding adenosyl-hopene transferase HpnH translates to MRFPIHITTDMIQHQFRNAVRGNRRYPFVLMLEPLYTCNLACIGCATERHTGRIQDRLPLERCLEAVETSQAPVVSICGGEPTIYPELAALVAGIIERKRHIYLCTNALLLDRKVYGVIPPHKRLMINVHLDGMRETHDRVCDAPGTFDRAIEMIRQGRRLGHHLMANMTIFRETDVSEVEELCDLLTSLGVEGMLVTPGYHYESVDRDIFLTRSEIQLKFRRVLDISKRYRLTSTPMFLEFAAGLREYKCSPWSTVTFTPRGWKGPCYLIGKKYTFSWEEFWNETDWGYWESRQDDLCQNCAMHSGFEASVVKELPKHPGDMVRLAAWNLLG
- the shc gene encoding squalene--hopene cyclase gives rise to the protein MSLLEQSRPEPDVATTVSAARDYLFSIQHDDGHWCGELEGDTILESEYVLTFHFLGRAGEKTRKAAAWIRGKQLAEGGWATYPGGPPEVSASVKGYFALKLEGDDPEAPHMRRARQAILGLGGLDACNSFTKIYLAIFGQYDWDRCPAVPPELVLLPDAFPMSIYRMSSWSRAIVVPLSIIWAKRPFHAIPPSAGIAELAVPRLPARDRKMRPRRERFWRAFFGGLDRTLKAVEAVPWKPLRARALRRAARWTEERLADSDGLGAIFPPIVNTIFAFRALGVRPDDPRIASQVAELEKLELEEEGTLRVQPCFSAVWDTALALHALLESGISEDDRRLLAGARWLLDREVRVKGDWSRRVKDTASGGWFFEYRNAFYPDTDDTAEVLAALSRVRFAEGEDRRRREALSRGTRWQLAMQNADGGWGAFDRGCDRDVLTFVPFADHNAMIDPSCEDITGRTLDALGRLGIPPSDPAVRRAVGFLRARRDPDGTWYGRWGCNYLYGTWLALRGLRRAGLPASDAAFRDAAAWIETRQNADGGWGELPRSYDEPETKGIGPSTPSQTAWALLALFCAGTFDGPAVRRGIEHLLERQRGDGSWEDPFWTGTGFPKVFYLKYHLYATFFPLWALATYERGESAFP